A region from the Salvia splendens isolate huo1 chromosome 15, SspV2, whole genome shotgun sequence genome encodes:
- the LOC121768783 gene encoding UPF0235 protein C15orf40 homolog, which translates to MAPNKKSKAKGGVTAGPPQPAAEYPACLRSIPPSSVAISVHAKPGSRLATITDMNDDAVGVQIDAPAKDGEANAALLDYISSVIGVKKRQVSLGSGSKSRDKIVIVEEVTLQTVFDALNRALMSQ; encoded by the exons atggcTCCCAATAAGAAATCTAAAGCGAAGGGCGGCGTCACCGCCGGCCCGCCTCAGCCCGCTGCCGAATATCCGGCGTGTCTACGGTCTATACCGCCCTCTTCCGTTGCTATCTCTGTCCATGCGAAGCCCGGGTCTAGACTTGCCACCATCACAG ATATGAACGACGATGCGGTAGGAGTCCAGATTGATGCTCCCGCTAAAGACGGCGAAGCTAATGCGGCTCTTCTCGATTACATTAGCTCT GTTATTGGGGTGAAAAAAAGGCAAGTTTCATTAGGTTCTGGCTCGAAGTCGAGGGATAAGATAGTGATAGTGGAGGAGGTAACTTTGCAGACTGTATTTGACGCCCTAAATAGAGCTCTAATGAGCCAGTGA